CACTTATAATGGATACCTCAGAATACAATCCCATCCATTTTACCTATTGTTTAGAGGGTTACTGTAAACATCGTTTTGGATACCAAACTGAAAAGGAAATAAAGACACTGGAGCAGTTTCAGTCCGTCATTATAACGAGTAGGGATGGAGGTCATAATTACGGTTATTTCCCAAAAGATGTGAAACTTGCCATTAATGTCATACAAATAATAAGAAAGAAATTCTTGAATAAGCGCCTTAATGGGGTCGATGCTCTTAATAAAAAACTTTACGAGGTTTTTGTAGATACCGATCATGATAATGCTTTTGCTTATTATGGCTCCTACAACTTAAAACTGGCTGATAAAATTGGTGCTTTTCGTAAGGTGCGAAATAAAAACGGAATGATTCGGATTATGCAGATAGAGGGTCTGGTCTATGAGACCTTGGCCCTTCATATTGCTCAGCACGAAAAAGATAATAAGGGAGATTTGCCACCGACGTCATTGTTACGAAGTGAGTTGAAAATTGTAAGGTCTCTAGCTACTAAAATAGTGAAGAATGTAGCCCAAGACTACACTTTGGATAAACTTTCTTTAGAATCCGGTCTGTCACAGGCTAAACTACAGGAAGGATTCAAGCTGTTGTATGCGAGAACGGTTACGGAATACATAAGGCATGCGAGATTAGAGGCAGCCAGGGACTACCTAAGTAATTCAGATATGAATGTTTCCCAAGTGGTCTATACCATAGGATTTAGTAGCCGTAGTTATTTTTCTAAAATTTTTAAGAATAAATACGGGATTAGTCCCAGTGAGTTTCATGCCAATGTAAAACAGAATTTGGAAATGGCAGCCTTGTAATAACCAAAGGTTATCTAGTTATTTTTCTGATAAGGTATAAAATACCGTATTTCTTGACCGCTGACATGACGGTAGACATCCAGCTATAAGGACTCAAATCTTCTTTAACATCTTGCTTTAGCCCTTTTATCTCTTCTAAGGCAATTTCTCGCTCAAGACTAAGGCGTTTTAAATCGTATTCTACTTCCTCCAAATTTGTGTACATAACTTAATCGAAAAATTTTACGGATAGTTTTTTCACTATGGCATTGTCGATTCTTTTGCGAACCTTGAAGGTAATGGCAGCTACTATGAGTAGAAACATTCCCATCACAATGCAGGCTAAGGCTACGCTCCCTAGGACTTGGCCTAAGTAAACAACACCTGCAACCATAAAGAATATCATAGCTAAGAGTAGCAGACTTCCTATGAGGAACATTTTACCGAACATTCCCGTAGTCATTGCCAACTGCTGAAATATTTTCAGCTTGTAATATTCACGGGTCTTCTCGTAAAGCTGTTGACCGGTGTCAACAGCTTTGTTGGAAGTGTCGTTAAGTGATTCAATTACACTCATCTATGACGTTTTCTGTAATTTTTTGTTCTTTGCTTTAAGCTCGGACAATTTCTTTTCCAATGTGGTGATGACGTCTTCAGTTTTATAGCTTACGTCAGATACCAGATTGTTCATTCTTGTGTCTAAAGTATCTTTTTCTGAAATTAATTTACTTACCACGGTTTCTTTTAGGTCTATGGCGTTTTCTGCAAGAGTATCTTTTGTAGCGGCCGCTTGGTCTGCAATTTTTCTTCTTGTATTCGTTCCCTTATCGGGTGCATATAAAATTCCTAACGCGGCTCCTATGGCGGACCCTGCAATTACTGCTAATAATGTATTACTGTTATTACTCATATCATGTATTTAATGTTAACTATGATGTCCTTCATCATTTATCACCACAAAGTTGCGCTTTATTGCTCGGCTTCGTTAGCTCAAATACTTTAAATGTTGACGGAAACCCCAATTGGTAAAAGGGTTAAGATTTTAAGGGAATGCAATAAGGAAGCACAAACGCTGTAATTAATTTTGTAATTACGCCATGTTAACGGTAGGACAGTTTAGGTGAAATGCGGTCAAAAAAAAATTCGGTACCCTATTGTGCCATAAAAATTCATCACAAAAAATAAAATAATATGAAGCAAGGAGAAGAAAACACAAAATTTGTAAAGGAATCTGAAAACGAAACGTCAAAGTTCATATTTCAGAAAAATAACAAAACCAAGGTCGGTGCTGCGGTTATCATTATTTTTCTAGTACTTATCACTTTAGGCATTGTCCTATCTGGAGTATCCTTCAATTAAGCCAGTTCTTATTTTGCTCTTACTTTATTGTTCAACGAAATTCTTTATATGACAAAGTGCTCCATATTCGTAAATTTTATAGCGTCAAAAATCCAGACAATTATTTTAATAGTACTCACTACACTACCTATTTCTTGTGCCATTTACAAAGAACAATCCAATATAGACCAGACAAATATTCCGCGCACAAAAGAAATAATGCATACTTTTTATGTTGCAGGCGGATATGGTAATATTTCCGAAACTTCCAATAAAAATTTATTAGATGCCTTTAAAAAGGAATTATCCTCGGCAAACGAAAACAGTACGCTCTTGTTTACGGGTGATAACGTTTCTCCGCTTACAGATAAATGGGAAGAGGATAAACAGCTAATAGATGACCAGCTGGCATTGGCTTCAGAGTTCAAGGGTAAAACAATTTTTCTTCCTGGCAATAACGAATGGAAAAGTTATGACCTTAATAAGATGGAAAGTGTAGAGGATTACCTGAAAGAGGAGGATGTAAAGAACGTTGCCGTTTTCCCTGAGAATGGATGCCCCATTGAGCACCAAGTGATAAACGATGATTTAGATTTAATACTAATAGACTCCAAGTGGTTTGTTTCCAACTGGTCCCGTCTGGTGGATATCAATAGGAAGTGTTCGGACATTGTTACCAGAAGGCGCTTCATGGAAGAATTGGAAGGTTATATTAACGACGGGCAAGGTAAGAACATTGTTATTGCTATGCATCATCCTGTATTTAGCAACGGCATTTATGCTGGTAATGAGACATTTAAGCAGCACATGACTCCAATACCTGTCCTAGGAACTGTTAGGAATACCGTAATGGATTTGGGTGCGTTTAACCCTGAGCATTTGAACTCTCGTAGATACAATTATCTTAGAATAGCCGTAAGTGCATTGGCCCAAGCAAATGACAGAATTACCCTATTATCAGGTCATGAAGAAAATCTTCAATTACTTTCTGGCGGTGGAATACATCAAATAGTAAGTGGTTCGTTAAGTTCAAAAAGTGCAACAAAGCTCGGAAAGAATAGGATAACAGCTATCGGCGGCTCGCTGGAGTATCAAGGTAACTTCGCTCAAGGCGAAAGAGGTTTTGCGAAACTAATGTATTATAGCGATGGGTCTTCCGATGTAACGTTTATAAGGGAGAATGGTGCGGACAAATCTTTTGAAGTACTTCCTTCATTAAATCCATCAGGAAAGAAGTTTAACTTTGACAAAATAAGTAAAAAGACCGTTACCGCCCAAGTACTGGAGTTTACGGAGGACATGGACAAAAGCGGATTTTATGAGTTTCTATGGGGAGAACGCTACCGTAGCTATTTCACAAAACCTGTTGAGGCGCCAGTGGTTCGTTTGGATACCTTGTACGGTGGACTAAATGTAGTAAAAGAAGGTGGTGGGCACCAATCCTTTTCCTTACGTTTGGAGGATGAGAACGGTAAGCAGTATGCAATGCGTTCGTTAAAGAAAAGTGCATTAAAATTCTTGAAATTTAAACTTCCAGGGGTAGCCTATACGGAAGACGATTTCATGGATACCTGGGCGGAAGAAGTTATTTCAGATTTCTTTACTACAGCACACCCCTATATTCAGTTGGTGATAGACCCCTTAGCAAAATCCGTTGGTATCAATCATTCCGATACAGAACTCTTTTATGTGCCAAAGCAAGAAACTTTAGGAAAGTACAATGAAGATTTTGGTGATGAATTGTACTTTATAGAAAGACGGCCGTCTGAAGAACAATTGAATTATAAGGGCTACAGGCGTACCATGGATACGAATAGCGGAGTGGTTACGGATTATGAAAGTACCACGGATATGTTGGAGAAGATTAAAAGCGATGAGTCTTATACCATTGATGAGAAAAACTTTATCAGGGCCCGTATTTTCGATATGCTCATTGGGGATTGGGATAGACATCAAGACCAATGGCGATGGATCGAGTACGAAGGAGAAGACGGAGATAAGGAGTTTATGCCCATACCGAGGGATAGAGATAATGCCTTTGCCAAATTTGACGGCGCAGCACTTAAACTAATTAAGCTTTTTGTGCCCAATGCAAGAAGATGGCAAACCTTTGACGATAACATTAATAATGTGAAGTGGCAGAACATGGGAGGCCACAAAATGGATAGGGCCTTATTAACTAGATACGATGCCAAAGTATGGGAAAGCGAAGCTAGGATAATTCAAGAGAATATTACCAAGGAAATCATAGATTTGGCTTTCAAGAGACTACCTGAGTCCGTCCAGGACGAGACAGCAGAGCAAATAAAGTCAAACCTTACGGCCAGACTGCAACAGTTACCGGAGAAGGCAAGGGATTATGGTAACTATCTCAGTAAGGTTGTGGCGATAACAGGAACGGAAAAAGACGACCTTTTTGAAGTCGAAAGAATGCCAAATGGAAAGACAAAGGTTATTGTAAAACGGCTGTTGTCCGACGAGAAGAACGAAAAAATATACGAGCGGGTTTTCACGGATAAGATTACCAAAGAAATTTGGTTATATGGTTTAGGGGATGATGATGATTACAAACTATCTGGTCAGGAATCTTCAAAGACCAAAATAAAGATAGTGGGTGGCTACGGAGCGGATAGCTACAGCATTGACAATACTTCCAAGCTTAAGGTTTTTGAATGGGAGCATGAAAAGTCAGATTTTATAAAGGAGGAGCCCAAAACACAAATGAGTGATATCTATAAGACCAATACCTATCATTGGCGTTACTTTAAACCCAATACAAATACAATTGCACCGACCATAGGTTTTAGGACCGATGACGGGTTTTTTCTTGGTGCTACAAATACTTTCGTCAAAAATGGTTTAAATGGAAATCCTTTCGTACAGAAACATCAATTGAAAGCCAATTACTATTTTGGTTTTGAGGCTGTAGCGCTGCAATACACTGGAGTCTGGGCAAACGTAATCCCAAAGTGGAATTTTGAATTGAACGGATATTATACCAGTGACAGTTATGCGAAGAACTTTTTCGGTTTGGGTAATGAGTCCGTTAATAACGAGGATAACGTAGGCCGTGATTTTTATAGGGCTCGCCTAAAACAGTTTAAGGCCAGCGCGGGAATTGCCTATTATACCCTACGTTTAAGAGGATTGTTTGAATCCTTTAGGGTAAATGAGAATGATCAACGGCTGTTCAATAGAAATAATTTAAATCCTGTACTCTTTGAGAATCAGAATTATGGCGGGGCAGAACTAAGCGGATACTATGATAATGCGGATGCCAAGGACTTTCCTTCAAAGTCCATTTATATAGGACTTAAGGCGGGATACAAATCAAATTTGGAGATAGCGGACAATGCATTTGGTTACGCCAGTTTAAAAGTAGGATTCACTCATAAAATTACTTCTTCAGGAGCATTGGTCTTTGGTACTACAGCAGAATATAAGTCGCTTATTAACGAGAAAGACGTCTTTTTCTATCATCGGCCATCATTGGGAGGGGCCAACGGGCTCAGAGGTTTTAGGGACGAACGTTTTATGGGAAAATCCTATTTTTATCAAAGTTCGGATTTAAAGCTAAGATTAAAGCGTTACATCACTGCCGTATCTCCAGTAACTATTGGTCTTTATGGTGGGTTCGATTACGGTCGCACTTGGCAACCGGGCGAAAATTCTAAGGTGTGGCATACCTCTCAAGGTGCGGGTTTATGGATAAGTAGTTTAAAGGCACTCACCTTTAACATAGGATATTTTAATTCAAGGGAAAGTAACTTGGTTCAGGTAGGTTTCAATCTCGCTATCTAATATCGATTTTTAACTAAAAACAAACCAATGTCGGATATCATATCAAAAGTAGAAGCATACGCTGTAGAAATGTTAAGTTCAGAGACCAACGGGTCGTTCCTTTACCATAATCTAAGACATACACAGCGGGTTGTTAACAGTGCGAAAAAATTAATAGAAGGGGAGAAGGTTACGGAG
This genomic window from Maribacter sp. MJ134 contains:
- a CDS encoding YtxH domain-containing protein; protein product: MSNNSNTLLAVIAGSAIGAALGILYAPDKGTNTRRKIADQAAATKDTLAENAIDLKETVVSKLISEKDTLDTRMNNLVSDVSYKTEDVITTLEKKLSELKAKNKKLQKTS
- a CDS encoding helix-turn-helix transcriptional regulator, with protein sequence MITIQITAKSTAGTVKQIQEVIGGKITERWGEYTLTVNSKYATGNIRFITFDWGVSLLEYEINFHDEVTLIMDTSEYNPIHFTYCLEGYCKHRFGYQTEKEIKTLEQFQSVIITSRDGGHNYGYFPKDVKLAINVIQIIRKKFLNKRLNGVDALNKKLYEVFVDTDHDNAFAYYGSYNLKLADKIGAFRKVRNKNGMIRIMQIEGLVYETLALHIAQHEKDNKGDLPPTSLLRSELKIVRSLATKIVKNVAQDYTLDKLSLESGLSQAKLQEGFKLLYARTVTEYIRHARLEAARDYLSNSDMNVSQVVYTIGFSSRSYFSKIFKNKYGISPSEFHANVKQNLEMAAL
- a CDS encoding metallophosphoesterase is translated as MTKCSIFVNFIASKIQTIILIVLTTLPISCAIYKEQSNIDQTNIPRTKEIMHTFYVAGGYGNISETSNKNLLDAFKKELSSANENSTLLFTGDNVSPLTDKWEEDKQLIDDQLALASEFKGKTIFLPGNNEWKSYDLNKMESVEDYLKEEDVKNVAVFPENGCPIEHQVINDDLDLILIDSKWFVSNWSRLVDINRKCSDIVTRRRFMEELEGYINDGQGKNIVIAMHHPVFSNGIYAGNETFKQHMTPIPVLGTVRNTVMDLGAFNPEHLNSRRYNYLRIAVSALAQANDRITLLSGHEENLQLLSGGGIHQIVSGSLSSKSATKLGKNRITAIGGSLEYQGNFAQGERGFAKLMYYSDGSSDVTFIRENGADKSFEVLPSLNPSGKKFNFDKISKKTVTAQVLEFTEDMDKSGFYEFLWGERYRSYFTKPVEAPVVRLDTLYGGLNVVKEGGGHQSFSLRLEDENGKQYAMRSLKKSALKFLKFKLPGVAYTEDDFMDTWAEEVISDFFTTAHPYIQLVIDPLAKSVGINHSDTELFYVPKQETLGKYNEDFGDELYFIERRPSEEQLNYKGYRRTMDTNSGVVTDYESTTDMLEKIKSDESYTIDEKNFIRARIFDMLIGDWDRHQDQWRWIEYEGEDGDKEFMPIPRDRDNAFAKFDGAALKLIKLFVPNARRWQTFDDNINNVKWQNMGGHKMDRALLTRYDAKVWESEARIIQENITKEIIDLAFKRLPESVQDETAEQIKSNLTARLQQLPEKARDYGNYLSKVVAITGTEKDDLFEVERMPNGKTKVIVKRLLSDEKNEKIYERVFTDKITKEIWLYGLGDDDDYKLSGQESSKTKIKIVGGYGADSYSIDNTSKLKVFEWEHEKSDFIKEEPKTQMSDIYKTNTYHWRYFKPNTNTIAPTIGFRTDDGFFLGATNTFVKNGLNGNPFVQKHQLKANYYFGFEAVALQYTGVWANVIPKWNFELNGYYTSDSYAKNFFGLGNESVNNEDNVGRDFYRARLKQFKASAGIAYYTLRLRGLFESFRVNENDQRLFNRNNLNPVLFENQNYGGAELSGYYDNADAKDFPSKSIYIGLKAGYKSNLEIADNAFGYASLKVGFTHKITSSGALVFGTTAEYKSLINEKDVFFYHRPSLGGANGLRGFRDERFMGKSYFYQSSDLKLRLKRYITAVSPVTIGLYGGFDYGRTWQPGENSKVWHTSQGAGLWISSLKALTFNIGYFNSRESNLVQVGFNLAI